From Coffea arabica cultivar ET-39 chromosome 2e, Coffea Arabica ET-39 HiFi, whole genome shotgun sequence, the proteins below share one genomic window:
- the LOC113732515 gene encoding annexin D3 produces MATLRVPDIVPSPAEDCKTLKKAFQGWGTDEKAIIKVLGRRNASQRNNIRETFQQLYKKSLIDELVSELSGDFRKAVILWTYDPPERDARLVNEALKSRKKGIREFQVIVEIACASSPHHLIAVRKAYFSLFDCSLEEHISSNVSLPIQKILVRFISSYRFNKEVVNSSVANSEAATLHDAIKTGQLDHDDLVWILSTRNYFQLRETFKCYKNKYGSSIEQDIMASGKGTLESILKVAIWCIDAPEKHFAEVIRASIIGLGTDEDSLTRAIVTRAEIDMMKVRGEYFNMHKSSLDNAVIGDTSGHYKNFLMTLLGAKI; encoded by the exons ATGGCTACACTGAGAGTACCAGATATTGTTCCATCTCCTGCTGAGGACTGTAAAACACTGAAGAAAGCCTTCCAAG GATGGGGGACTGATGAGAAGGCAATAATAAAGGTGTTGGGACGCAGAAATGCAAGCCAAAGGAATAACATCAGAGAAACATTTCAGCAGCTTTACAAGAAGTCCCTAATTGATGAGCTCGTTTCTGAATTGTCTGGTGATTTCAGG AAAGCTGTGATCTTGTGGACATATGATCCACCTGAAAGAGATGCAAGGCTTGTAAATGAAGCTCTGAAATCAAGGAAGAAAGGAATCAGGGAATTCCAAGTAATTGTTGAGATTGCATGTGCATCATCTCCTCATCATCTCATTGCTGTAAGGAAGGCTTATTTCTCACTTTTTGACTGTTCACTTGAAGAGCACATCAGTTCAAATGTTTCTCTGCCAATACAAAAG ATACTTGTTCGATTTATAAGTTCATACAGATTTAACAAAGAAGTAGTGAATTCTAGTGTTGCTAATTCAGAAGCAGCTACTCTACATGATGCAATTAAAACGGGGCAGTTGGATCATGATGATCTAGTTTGGATACTCAGCACTAGAAACTATTTTCAGCTTAGAGAAACTTTCAAGTGCTACAAGAATAAATATGGGAGTTCAATAGAACAG GATATTATGGCTTCTGGCAAAGGCACTTTGGAGTCTATTTTGAAAGTGGCTATTTGGTGCATAGACGCCCCAGAAAAGCACTTTGCAGAG GTGATTAGAGCTTCAATCATTGGGCTTGGGACCGATGAGGATTCTCTGACCAGAGCTATTGTAACTCGAGCAGAGATTGACATGATGAAAGTTAGAGGAGAATATTTCAACATGCACAAAAGCAGTCTTGATAATGCAGTCATTGGTGACACATCAGGGCACTACAAGAACTTCTTAATGACGTTGCTGGGTGCAAagatttga